The Ogataea parapolymorpha DL-1 chromosome III, whole genome shotgun sequence nucleotide sequence tgaaaaacaaatACGAGTTCCATTTGAAGCTCTGGCTGATGAGACTGTACACAATTGCTAATCTTCAACCTGCTGCAGACGAGCTTTATAGGTCTctgaaaatcaagtttGTTCAGCACGATACATTGTCCCATCTCATCGGCACTAGACGGTCGATAGGAGCTGGTCCTTTGGTGGAGGTGGCCAAGTTTTACACCCAAAACGTTCAGAGAGAGATACCTCATATGATAATCAGCGGGTTCCAAAGTACAGCTATGAACAAACTCCAAGGTTTTGTGGAACTTTACAACAGGCTCAACACttccttttccaaaatatcTACTGCTGTGGAGCTTATCAGAGCATACAGACTCAAAGACGACCAAAAGGGCGTTGAGGAACAGGTTTCTGTGCTGCGTAGTCTTCGTGATCAAGAAATTAGCGACAACAGAGACTTCAAAACATTTTGGGACTGTGGTGTTCATGAGCGTCTCGCGGAGGTGGACAGCAAATTACCGCAGTACTATACTGGCGATCACTTACGGCTTCTGATGCTCAGAGAGCTTCTCATTTACGATCCTGAGTCGCGCAAAACGAACGAAAGGAAGAAGGAACTGTTGGAGCTCTATGCCAAAGTGCGGCTGTCCGAAATCGAAAAATGGAGTTTCTCGGTCCTGCTCCAGCATTTTGAGAACACAGAGCCGCTGCCCTTGCCTCCCAAGCCGGATACAATGCTTTCCTCGGAGTTCAACTACTACCACGCCGTGGTAGTCGACACCTACAAGCAAGTCGCATTTCTAAAAGGAAACACTAGGGACCTAAAGTCAATCTTGACGAACCTGCGTAATGAAAACAGAGAATACAAATCGAtggccagaaaacagcttGAAGAGGTGAGAAAAAAAGTCAAGGTAtccttgaaaaataatttcaaagagcttgacATCAGTGACAACTCCATTAGCACGGCCTTCGCCAAAATGAGGCAGCATCTGGATAGCTCGATCGCATATTTGCAGGGACTATAGACTGTGTACATACTactatttcttcttctgtctctccTTAGCAGGAACGCGTCTTTCCTTGGTTCCAAAGACCAGCTTGTGAGGCTTCATAAACGACTGtagcacctcgtcgtccaccTTTGCGCGCCTTTCCTGGAATTCCTTCACATATTGCTGCAACGTCTCTATGCAcagcttcttcatctcGCCTGACAAAAGCTCACCAGAACGATATTGCTCAGCAACCTTGGCAAGCAGTTCTTCATTCTCGTTGAAGTAGGACAGGTATTGGTAAGCGACATCAACATCTGGGTTTCCTCCGTACTTTCTGTGCTCCTCGACGCTCACCTTGCCACCGCTGAAAGCGTATTTGTTGaccttcttctggatctgtTTAGGAGTATCCGTCATGAAAATGGCACTATTTTCGTCAGAGGCACTCATCTTGGTTGTAGGACCTTGCAGAGCAGGGAAGAACCGCGAGTGGACCAAGGACGGCTTGCTAAATTTGAGCTTGTCCGCAACGTCTCTGCAAACTCTAAAGTATGGGTCCTGGTCAATGGCGCACGGAATCAAACATGGCGTTTTCGGAGGCAGCCCAAGCACATCAGGGAAAGATGAAGGGAAGGCAGTGGCGATCTGAACAGAGGCAAAATGTAGCTTACCAATACAGTCGGAGTCCTGGAATCCAAAAACAGCCTTGGCCGTCGATGTGGTGATCTGTCTCGAGACACGAACCACCGTTTCGTAGAACGCAGAGTTCATATACTCAAGGTCGGAGAAAATGAAtgtgttttctggcttAAAGCCCACAGAGATAATGTCCTTGGCATTctctttggcaaacttcttgaCATCCTCAATGGTCAGCTTCTGCTTAAACAGaaacttctcgtcgtccgtCAGCTCGATGATCAACGGCACATCGAAAACGTCCTGCAACCACTTGGTGAACGTGAACGGAATCATGTGACCCAGATGCATCGAATCTGACGAAGGACCACGACCAGTGTACAAAAAGAACGGCTCGCCGTGCTCGTATAAGTCCAAGATTCTGCTGAAATCTCTCTCAGAGAAAAACAGGCCTTTTTTCAAGTAGTGATGAGGCTCATAGCCGGTTACCTGCTCAAATCTCTCCAACGTCTCCTTGGTGATCGGCTTGGTTCCGAACTGTTTGATCAGTTTCTCGTAATCGATCCCCACAGCCTGGCCATCGACAACGGCTCCTTCAACCTCCCATGGAGTGATCTTCTGCTCAGCAGACTCAATCTTCAAATTTTCGGTGCTCTCGACAAGCCCACTCATGACGAATTTTTATTTCTACgcaaaatcagaaaatactataattttttgaagCCCAAAGTCTATTTGATTATATAATCATATATTCCCAAGCGAGCTCTGTCAGCTAGTACTCATCACAGACTCGGTGTCCGTGTCGATGAGCTCGTCAGCGGTGTCCTCTTCACTGATCTCGTTCCATGATGCATACGTAAGCAGTCCGAATCCGCCCACCACAAGCAGGTAACCCAGCATCTGCGGAAAACTGATTTCGATTCCCCAGAGGAGCCACTCCACTACTCCAACGAGCAGGATGGTAACCAGAGACGCAACCGATGAGAACACCGGCGATGTCAGCGCCATAAGTGCAAGAAATGAGACGCTGAAAATGAGATTCGAGATGGTCGACAGGAAAATGTACAACCATTGGGCTTTTGAGGCAGGGAACTCGAACCTGTGCCATCCCAGAAGCTGCACTATGGCGACTGGAACAATGACCACTATGATGGTGCTGATTCCTATGAGGCACATTGTAAAGTTTGAGAAGGTGGCCTGTCTTCTGGCGCTGACCTCGCTAGACGGAGGACAGCatttcttcttgtacaTAACCTCGTACAGGCCGTAGAGAATGGCGCCAATAAGAATTATGATGTCTCCCTGGAGTCTATGTGGGTAGTTTCCGGCATCCTGGTCCTTCCCCGAATATGCAACAACCATGACTCCGGCAATGGCCAGCACCACCGAGCCCAGCTTTATGAGAGAGAATTTTTCTCCTAAGATAGGTATGGCAAACATGTACGCTGTGAAAGCGCTGCAGTTGTAAATGGCAGTCACGTCTGAACCGGTGGACATCCCCATAGAAATGTACCAAGTAATTCCCGCCGCGTTTAAGATGACAGAGAGGGCCAAGGTAGATTTGAAAATATACTTTATAGCCTGGCTCTTGAAGAACTGTGAGAATCGCTTGAAACTATGAGGTCCGAACTCCTTTTCGTATCCCTTTTGGTTGGCCCTGATTGTCAGCTCTGCGCTGTGAAAAATGTTCTTGTGCTGGGTCTTCACAGAGCTAGCAAAGGCGCGTCTAATGCCTTTCCAATGCTTACCGTTGGCGTCTTGGTAGCCGTGTTTATGACGCAAATACCGTCTGAATGTCTTATATGTGGCGATGCCTGTAAATTGTAGGGGCCACAGGATCCACCAGGACCCATGTGTTATAAGCAACAGCAAGATCGGTTCTCCGAAtttcagctcgttgtaTAAATAAGCGGTGGTTTCTGTCTGCGTCACGAACGCGATCAACGAGGTGATAAAAAGCGCGACCACAAACACAATTTTCACATACGAAAACGAGTACTGGTGCATGCTGCGCATGCTGCGAATATCTTGCGATGCACCAAAGCTACCACGGGGCTGTCTCTGGTTTTTTTGAGGTTCCACGAGCAGAGGCTCGAGGGAGTTGAGGGACTGAGTGGGGCCTCGTAAAGATTCCGACATGGAAGGCGTATATGGGCTTTAGTAAAGGAGCGCTGTATTGAAGCCCTAATAGTGGTGGTCCATATATCAGTGGAAAAGAGATATAGGAACTTGTTTGCAAAATATGCGAAACGAGCTTTAGTCTGGGAGAGCATCTCTGCAccgaaaaaaatcaaataaataatcAGTATTTTTATTCAGCATGTTCCAAAGGAAAGAGGACGACagcgagaaaaagctcCAACACCGACGTACTGTGGACTACTTTACTCCGTTGGGGAGATACATGGTCCAAAAAAATGTGTACAATCGTCGAGGTCGCCAACCATTGGGAAAGATACGCCCAGAGATGTCTTACCTGTCCCAGCTGTTGCCTCCGCATTCAGAACAGCCAGAAGTGGTGGATCTGGCCACCAAATTCGTGCACGTTTCGACAAATAAATCCAAACACGCTATACATGCGCTCAAATGGACGCCAGATGCACGCAGAGTGCTAGTTTCGTCCCACTCTGGAGAGTTCACCATCTGGAATGGCTTGACTTTTAACTTCGAGTCTATCATGCAGGCCCATGACTCGCCCATTTTTGCACTGCAATATAGTCATAATGGAGACTGGCTACTCAGTGCGGACCAAATCGGATGTATAAAGTTTTGGCAGCCAAACTTCAATAACGTCAACATTCTCCCCAAGGCTCACGATAATGCAATTCAGGATATTGTTTTCTCACCAAATGACTCAAAATTTGTGAGTTGCTCCGACGATCTTACGCTGAAGATATGGAACTTCAGCACAGCCACCGAAGAACGCACTTTGAAA carries:
- a CDS encoding putative transporter, which codes for MSESLRGPTQSLNSLEPLLVEPQKNQRQPRGSFGASQDIRSMRSMHQYSFSYVKIVFVVALFITSLIAFVTQTETTAYLYNELKFGEPILLLLITHGSWWILWPLQFTGIATYKTFRRYLRHKHGYQDANGKHWKGIRRAFASSVKTQHKNIFHSAELTIRANQKGYEKEFGPHSFKRFSQFFKSQAIKYIFKSTLALSVILNAAGITWYISMGMSTGSDVTAIYNCSAFTAYMFAIPILGEKFSLIKLGSVVLAIAGVMVVAYSGKDQDAGNYPHRLQGDIIILIGAILYGLYEVMYKKKCCPPSSEVSARRQATFSNFTMCLIGISTIIVVIVPVAIVQLLGWHRFEFPASKAQWLYIFLSTISNLIFSVSFLALMALTSPVFSSVASLVTILLVGVVEWLLWGIEISFPQMLGYLLVVGGFGLLTYASWNEISEEDTADELIDTDTESVMSTS
- a CDS encoding Tryptophan--tRNA ligase, cytoplasmic: MSGLVESTENLKIESAEQKITPWEVEGAVVDGQAVGIDYEKLIKQFGTKPITKETLERFEQVTGYEPHHYLKKGLFFSERDFSRILDLYEHGEPFFLYTGRGPSSDSMHLGHMIPFTFTKWLQDVFDVPLIIELTDDEKFLFKQKLTIEDVKKFAKENAKDIISVGFKPENTFIFSDLEYMNSAFYETVVRVSRQITTSTAKAVFGFQDSDCIGKLHFASVQIATAFPSSFPDVLGLPPKTPCLIPCAIDQDPYFRVCRDVADKLKFSKPSLVHSRFFPALQGPTTKMSASDENSAIFMTDTPKQIQKKVNKYAFSGGKVSVEEHRKYGGNPDVDVAYQYLSYFNENEELLAKVAEQYRSGELLSGEMKKLCIETLQQYVKEFQERRAKVDDEVLQSFMKPHKLVFGTKERRVPAKERQKKK